One segment of Brassica napus cultivar Da-Ae chromosome C3, Da-Ae, whole genome shotgun sequence DNA contains the following:
- the LOC106416743 gene encoding WD repeat domain-containing protein 83: MSATTELPTKEANLLKGHEGAVLAARFNGDGNYALTCGKDRTIRLWNPHRGILIKTYKSHGREVRDVHVTSDNAKFCSCGGDRQVYYWDVSTGRVIRKFRGHDGEVNAVKFNDSSAVVVSAGFDRSLRVWDCRSHSVEPVQIIDTFLDTVMSVVLTKTEIIGGSVDGTVRTFDIRMGREMSDNLGQPVNCISISNDGNCVLAGCLDSTLRLLDRTTGELLQVYKGHISKSFKTDCCLTNSDAHVIGGSEDGMVYFWDLVDAKVVSKFRAHDLVVTSVSYHPKEDCMLTSSVDGTVRVWKK; this comes from the exons ATGAGCGCGACGACGGAGCTGCCGACTAAAGAGGCGAACTTGCTCAAAGGCCACGAAGGGGCGGTTTTAGCGGCGAGGTTTAACGGCGACGGAAACTACGCTCTCACATGTGGTAAAGATCGAACCATCCGCCTCTGGAACCCGCACCGTGGAATCCTAATCAAGACCTACAAATCCCATGGCCGCGAAGTCCGCGACGTTCATGTTACTTC AGACAATGCAAAGTTTTGCTCATGTGGTGGTGATAGACAAGTGTATTACTGGGATGTTTCAACGGGACGCGTCATCCGTAAGTTCCGTGGTCACGACGGCGAG GTCAATGCGGTGAAGTTCAATGACTCATCAGCTGTAGTTGTATCAGCTGGTTTCGATCGTTCCTTACGTGTTTGGGACTGCAGATCTCACAGTGTTGAGCCGGTTCAG ATCATTGATACGTTTTTGGATACAGTCATGTCAGTTGTTTTAACAAAGACTGAGATTATTGGTGGTAGTGTCGATGGAACTGTTCGAACCTTTGACATACGTATGGGTAG GGAGATGTCGGATAACTTAGGACAACCGGTTAATTGTATATCGATATCAAACGATGGAAACTGCGTTTTAGCTGGTTGCTTGGACTCTACTCTGCGTCTACTTGACAG AACCACAGGAGAGCTACTCCAAGTCTATAAAGGTCATATATCTAAG TCATTTAAAACCGATTGTTGTCTCACTAACTCGGACGCACATGTGATCGGAGGATCGGAGGATGGAATGGTTTACTTTTGGGATTTGGTAGATGCAAAAGTTGTATCCAAATTTCGAGCTCATGATTTAGTG GTGACAAGCGTGAGTTACCACCCCAAGGAAGATTGTATGTTGACTTCCTCGGTCGATGGTACAGTTCGTGTCTggaaaaaatga